In the genome of Epinephelus fuscoguttatus linkage group LG4, E.fuscoguttatus.final_Chr_v1, the window aatCTCATTTTGAACTCTCTCTACAGGTTCATCATGGGAGCCCGCTTCAGCAAAGCGCGAGAAGCCCCAGCCACTCCTGCTGAAACTGCTGTCCCTGAACAGAAAGCTGCAGCAGAGCCAGCTGCCACACAGCCAGCCGGAGACTCTGGACCACCACAGACTCAGGAGGCCATCAAGACAGAAGATCCCGAAGTGGTGCTGGGGGAGGCAGTGACAGTGAAGGTGTGTTTACCCAATGAAGAATGTGTTGCGGAGTGCAAACCTCCAGAGGCTCCTGCTGCCTCAGACCCACTAACTGATGCTGAGCCAGAGGCTGCGGCAAAGGAAACCCCAGCTCCAGTCCAGCCTGAGCCTGTGGTCTCAGTCAGCGAACCTGAACCTGTTGCTGAAGCTCAGCTTGCTCCGGAACCTGTTCCCGAACCAGAGCCTGTGTCTGAACCAGAGCCTGTGTCCGAACCCGAGCCAGTTCCCGAACCAGAGGCAGAAGTCGAGACAGTCCCTGAACCCATCTCAGAATCAGTGCCAGCCGTTGCTGAGGCTCTGGAGCAGCAGATAGACCTTAACCAAGAGTCCCTCCCTGAGCCTCTGGTCGACCTTGGTGTCCCTGATGTAACTCCCCCAGCTGCTGACGTTCCTGCCCCAGTCATTGCCGACGAGCCCTTAGACATCCCAGTGGCCGAGGCATGCCTCGAGAGTGCTGAGGTTTCCGTGATTCCCGCATTTGAGCTGGAAAGGAGCGAGGAAACACCCGAATCTGTGGAGAACCTGATAGAGGTGGAGGCTGGTGGCAACTTGGAGCAGCTTGTGACCGACGTCAACGAGGAAGATGTCCGTGGACTGCTGAAGAACTTAGAGCTGAAAGGAAATGACCTTGTCGCTGACCTCATTCCCACCGATGACAAGATCCCCGATGGCGTGAGCGCATCCACTGAGCTGATGTGAAACCGTGGAAGAGGATGTATTAAAGAAGTGAACAGATATTTTTCTGTGAAACCCTCTTAACCCCTTACATGCATTCTGAAAGAATCACAGGTgcaatgttttctctttctcacttAAGTGgccaaataaaggcaaaacaactctttttctctttccaaATCAAATGtgccaaaagaagaaaaaaaagggtgtGTTGGTGGGGGTTTAACAGCACATGGGGTTATGAGTGTACTTAAGTGTATTGCTGGACAACGGAGATCTTCCTCTATGCAAATTCACCAAGTGAGAATTTAAATGCATTTCTTTGAGAGACTTGAAGAAAACAAAGCCATTGCTATGTAACAACTCCCTACAGAAAAAAGGTTCAAGTATGGTGTTGATCGAGTACAAAAGGGGAAAAGCAAAAGCTTTTTGGTGGATGGGTAAGTCTGCAGCACTCATTAGTGAATGCAAAACAATAGGCAGGGGCAGAGGCAATGCAACCAAAGACGGAGACAGTACATGCATACCGCTATACAGCAACAAACAAGTGTCCAATAAACATTTATGCCTTAACATTTTCATGGACTTTGTAATATTCCTTatctttattgtattttcaATACAATATCTGGGATTTGTTAACCCAAGTAGTGGCTTgcttgtgaaaataaaaatattattctcCATGTGTTATAGTCATGGTCcctgatttactttaattagaGGGAATATGTTGAAGATCAAGATAAAGGCGAGATGGTGTTATGTAAGCATAGGTGTAAATATTGAAGGGGACAGAGGGAACACGtccccctcagtatttagaacaTGCATGTCCCCTCCAGTgaaacatgaaagcagcagaggacttttattttgataaaaattaagatatttacaccataaattgatgcagaaaaggcaaaatTGGTGTAAAGGCCTCACTAGAACGCAGGAAATTCAGGCGCTAAATTTTCTGGCATCAGACCCCCTAACTCCCCCAGTTCCATGCGTCCCTccaaatgttgaaatgaaacctacacCCCTGTGTGaggcctgaaaagctgcagaaGCTGTAAGCTCGTCCCATCACTCTGAACGCACAATACGACTTGGCCGGCCTCAACAGTGCGAGTATGGTTTTGTTAAATGCACATATTGGAACAATTGGAGTCTTCTCCGACACAGAGCATGTTCTATAACACACCAACACATGTATGGGACACAGTGTACATATGGAAATCAGATTCCAGCCAACACAACACAGACCGCACATGAGAGACAGTGCCTCCTCACAGTCTTGTGGGACAGAGGACAagagggaagggagggagggaggggaaggagaggggaggagagagacgAAGCCACATTCTTTCCAGAAGAAGGAGGTTTTCGGGGGGCTTGGGTCAAAAGTCTCGAGTATGACTGTATTCCAGTCCATGAGAAATCTGCTCCTCACATGCCTCTCCCACCACACTCCCTCTGCCCTCACTGCGTTGCTATCCAACATCTTGACCGAGTAGTCAGTGGATTGGTATGAGAGGCCACTTCATCCTGCCTACATGTGAAACTTAGAAAAAATAACTGTTGACCTTGCCAATGTGACAGCATTATTACCCAAGGACGGAGGGAAGGACTGCAAGATGTGCAACGTGGAGCTGCTCCATTTGAATTTGAACATACACTAATTAATCTATAATCATCATGCATCACTTAATGCATTCTAAAGTTTCATAATCATAAGTCCCACTCCCAACAAACATTTGTCTAGTCTAGCCACACCTAGTGTTAATCTACGCCTCGAGGCATGGCAGCAGGGTAAGTCCCATGATTTTGGCAACACACTGTTGAGTCCCcatggagagggagaggcactCTTTAGACAGTGATCTCAGTCAAGCTGGCCTTTAGTGGAGGATACAGTTAGCACACGGAGCTGCGTCTTGATGCTCACTGAGAATAGATAAACAGCCTGATTTGCACTATTTGTGATTCCTGTCATACCAGAGGCTTTCAGCTCAATAAACAAAAGTGCTGGACTTGAGCCTCCCCCTCTTGATGTTGATTTCCTGCCCTACTATGGTCTCCAAAGGCCAGAGcacaaaaacaaggaaaatattACACTGTATGTCAGGGAAGGAACGCACACaccgtgtttgttttttaaaggtttgAGCAGAAActtatttgcattatttttttgttttcctaaaGTATGTTCTTGTTAGAAATAAGCAATGTGTGTATAACCAAAGTAATGGTGCACTATAGAGCTGAATTTACAGTAACAGCTCAAACGTAACATCACATCCAATTAGATGTACCATTTCCATTTCTGCTGGACAttttgactatttaaaaaactttatttgCTTCGTTGATAAATTAAAGGGGCACTGCGCCCATTTAAAAATTCCATACATGTTTTTCCATGGTCTAAGACAGTTCAAACATATTAGCAAATATGAACAACTCcctgtcaaacaaaaaaaactagagtgctaacaCTCAAACTTGTGACGTAATCAAGAATaaaatctggagctgctccactgacaataaattgggaaagatgttgaTGACTTTGAGAGCTGCTAGAGGAATTTTCTGAGTATACTgagtcattttctgtttcacaactgaGAACACCACAgcagaataaagctcatttgagtgtaaaaaagaaaacaaacattgtggGTGGGTCTATGGAGCAACTCCAGACTTGATGCCCTTTGAGATCCcgagtttgagacttacttctctgctttctggctttgagagagagaagctgaagttcacaaatattgatcaaACTCTCTCAGGCCATGGACATAACATACTGGAATATTTAATTTGGGTGGTGTTCCGCTTCCAAACTGGTACACAGCAAATCTGACCTGCCCTAAACAACAGGTATGACACAGAACTATTACAAAATGTTTACCGAGGTGTTGAGGGCTGGGCCTTTTTACTGCCATAACTCATCCACACACTGTACTGTTGCAATCAAACCTAGCAGACCTACATGTGGCAACAGCGTGGTGAGGATTCATCAATAGGTGGTACAGCAAAACAAGATTTTGAAATGGGCACACTTCAAAGGTCACTTAAAATCTGGCACAACTGATCCTCACAAACAGTCCCACTGGTTTCTATTTAAGACTTTGTACTGTGAACATAAAGTAAATAGCATCTGCAGCtatatttctaatttaaaaAAGTTTCTGAAAGTCTGTTTCAGATACGAGAGCAACTTTGACAGAGACGACACTGACTGAGAAATGTAACAATCTCAaactaatttaatttttaaaaatataacgAAAAGAAACAATTAACAATATCTATCAAAGCacttaaaactgaaaaaaactatttttaaaacagtgtaAACTATTAACCAAGAACTAACAGTCTTTATAAATACTGAGAGTACAATATATTATGAGTATATGAAGTAAAtattgcttcttcttcttttttcaatCAATACAGTGTGAAGAGAGTCGAAGCTGTTATTTATAGGATCTCAGGACCAGGATTATTCACAGCCAGAATCCTGGGCTTTACCTTTCTGCAGGCAAAGAAAAAATAGGGCAGTCAGTCTAGATGCAATGTGACATTTATGATGGAAAATAACAAATGTCTtacataaaggtccagtgtgtaggatttaggggcatctattgccagatatggtatataatattcatgactatgttttcattagtttatagtCACCTGAAACTGAtaatcgttgtgtttttgttaccttagaatgagccatttatatctacataaagcacaggtcctcttccacacacTCCACCGTGTTGTTCTACAAAAACCCAGAACAGGCAactcaaacactggctctagctTGGACCATttgttggccactgtagttctcatACATGCTTGGCAAACAGGGAAAGTTTTAGTTCTGCAACCTCTCAGCTAGAtgacactaaatcctacacactggacctttacggAAATGTTCTACTGTTACCATTAGCCTCCTGTATTTCTTTGCCAGGTCAACATTGGTGCGTCCAGGCTGGAAGGGGTACGACCACAAGATAGAGTTCCAGGAGAGGCCGTAAGTGTTCACTCCGCTCAGAAGGTAATTTACCTCCTCACGGCTGAAGTcattcctcttccttttctACGAAGAATAACAGAGAGGCAGAAGAGATTACACAGCTGGACAGAAGACTGTGGATCACAGGACAAATAACGTACACGGATGCACATTTGACATCATTCAGCACATTGCGTTTGCCTTTTCCACCGACACATGGGCTAGTTATTAAAGCTCTAATTATcagaataataaaatataaaatagatgctagttttcagttatttttccCTGTTTAAAATCATCTGTTAAACACGCCTATGTGACTGATGTTAATAAGAGCATTCTGGTGGTTTTGCTCACTTCAGCTCATTATCAACACATTGCATAAATTACTCCCAGACATTCTGCACAGCATATCGTACAGTTTTAAATTGATTTCAAGCCCTTAATTGATTTCAACTCATTTCAGTACCCTAATGAACGTGTTGAGACTTGTTTGATGTTGTGTCATTTCTATTTGTGGCAGAGTTACATTATAATTGCATGGTGCTGCAGTCACAAGGATTGTTTTGAAAGTCCTCCTGATGGTGTGTTCAAGGAGGCACGGACATCTGTGTTTCAAGACTCTGCTGCTGACTATCAACttgttatgatgatgatgatgatgatgatgatgaaattcATACTAAGCTTTACAGCCAGTTGCTCACAGTGTATCTCAATTAAAGTTGATTTGAAATTAGAGTTTGAATTAGAGTTGATTTTGAATTAGTTGATTTAATTTCACTGAAATGACACACATTGCCTACAATTGATTTTCTTGTTTCATCAAATACAGGCATACATTCAAACATCTTTTCTGATTTGTACGGTGGATTTGGTCTCACTTTAAATCAATTTTGCATCTCAGTATCACTGTTTGCGGTGTGCAGGCGATGATATATGGGAGCATCTGAGCATAATGATTCACAGGAATTGGGCAAGCTGAAACTGGGAATGGGAAATGACTCTCAAATCCCATCCCTGTTTTTCACTGTACATTCCTCCTTTTATTCCTCAAATATTTTTCCACTTAAACGCACCACAGCACGCAATCATAGCATCAAAAAACAGTTGGAAAACCTGACAGACCATATaataaatatcaatatattcTTTTAAACTCTTACAGTGGAACAATGATCCGCGCCAGCCCTCGGCTCGTCGTCAAGAACGCGATTTCCACTATTAttccctcctcttctttctgtatttgaaacatgaaacagtttgtgtgtgagaaagactCAGAGGTTTCCAGGATGTTGCTGTCTTTTGGGTAACTCATTCTGTTACTTAACAACACATCAACTGGCCCAAGACTTAATATAAGAACAGACAACTTCTCTCTTCTTGCCCTACTCCTCCTTAGAGCAGTGTTACATTATCAGTTATGTTATGTATACAGCTGCCGTACTAACAATAATCCAGGAGAAGAATGACTGAAGTAGAAGGAAAGACAGCATTAAGGCAGATAAAAATATAATTGGAAAGAGATGGGCGTATAAAAACAGCTCAATAGAACAGACAGAGTATGAAAAGGTGGACTGCGCAGTGGAGGAAAAACCAGTTCTAAGTGTGCACTCACACTGAGTTAGCATTGGAAAATGCATTTGGCTGAGAGGTATAAAGATGCAGTAAATCTCAGCATGACAGCAGGGAAAGACTGCACTCCACAACAGTTCCTCTGCGCCCATGTTGCAACACTACAGCAACTTCTCGGCTACAGAATGTCTGAGTAAAAGCATGAGAATTTGCAAAACTagaaagcaggaggaggaaaaactcAACTGCTGGCAAATACAGCCACAGAACATATGAATATATACTTCTCATATACAATACATTGGATGTAACGCAAGTACAGAACAAGCATCATATTGTGGAACAGACTAAAATGCCTCTCCTTTCAACGCCATGTCACTGGCTTAATACAAAAGCATCAGAACACACCCTTttcaaactctctctctctgtctccctctctcaaacacacacgcacacacacatacagtgctaTACAGAGTGTGAAACAGCTTAATACAGCTGTGCTGCTCTGAACCAGCTCTGGCCTGCACTGTGAGAACACTGGCTGCAGTTCAACATTCCTTCTGCTCTTTGGTTCGTCTGCTGCCAAGAACACACTGCAGAGTATAGCTCCCACCACAGGCGCTCAAtcataacattcacacacacttaaagTAATCTACTGTAAATACGCATATCTGATATCACATAGCTACCTTCGGGAAGACAAGACCTTTTCAGCGGAATCAAGCCTGAACCTGAGAGGAGGAGTGGTGAGATCAATACTtttaaatatgacaaatacactgtaaaagacaacaacaaatgatatgttgctgtgtgatgtcacgtaCATACCGGTCACTGTCTCATTTTTAGCTCCTCTGCGCATTGGGGTCAAAGTGATGCCTGTGGTGGAAGAAGACAcccaaaatacatacataacatACATATTGTACATGTGTGTTAGTTCAGTGGTTAGATCTACATAGGCTCATTCCCTACAGTCCTTAGAGACAACGTATGTTAAAGAGCTATATAAAATCCACTTCCTGCATAACTCTTACCATTGTGCTTCTTCCAGTGGTGTTCTGGCAGGCAGCCTCTCCCTGCTCCTTTACGTATGGGAGTTAGGCTGACCTCTTTTATAGTGAAATAGAAATCAGACATTTATAGTAGTAGTTGAAGACAATTGTGTGTATTTCATGCTGAGGATATTAAAGCAGTTATTAAATAATTGATggggaaaataaaaatgaactgtgCCATAAAAACAGTGTGGAACAACAGCGACATGCATGAGGCATATTTACTGTCTGAAAGGTTCTCTCATATTTAATCAACTCCAGACATGATCTCATGTATTCAttgtaaaagtttttacatGAATCTTGAGGTTCAGAGGAGATGTTACTAGTCTCCACAGTTTACAGATGCAAACTTTAAATGCTGTCAAGCGATTAAAGAATGAGTTAGAGGTATACTAcgcaggattgttggttactatttgtaaacacacttgccagcaaaaatgaaagtaaaagccaaccccagattcatcCCCATTTGGCATTTCGCCTCATAATATTCACGTTTTTTGGcgttgtgtctcttggatgcctgctgcttttGGTCTGGCAaatggttgctacctttttataaagtctcgACATCACCTAAGCACTGGGGGTGCTACATGCCCATAAACGTCCCAAGTCCAGGAAAGaagatgaaaataagaaaatacaggcagagggcagagtctctgcagaagaatacactgccacacacttttagtgtggcataagtgatgactgaaaGGTTTACTTCATTATGAGTCTATATATTGGTTTTTGGGAAAATTCTGTGTAGCatatttttaagcaaaataCCCATAACTCAGCGTGCAGTGTAAATTAGGGGCAAAGTCTGAAGGGTAACCCCACCCAGTTTTTAATATTCTTATATTCTATTTTCTTGCCAAGCGCAGTAATACTCAACCCATGTCACAGCAGCACTTTAGACATATCATAGTGGGTCGGGTCACAAAATGTAGAACTTGAGCActcataaaatgtcaaaaaactgCCAAGACAAAGCTCAGTGGAACATGCACTCCCGTCTAATTATGAGGTTACAAGgttcatttatttgttattttacaacACAGGGTTGCACAATAAAATGCAACTTGAACCCCTTTCACActactcacacacagagcagttattttattattattttatcactGCACCCACAGGAAATACTGTGGGATAAACATATATGAAACAGCACTGAGCTTCAACAAGTGCTGagtgggtgagtgagtgagtgagtgagtgagacacTACAAGACTGGAACCACACTTTTTTAATAAATCGTTGATAAATTTGCTAATTCAAATGTGGACACCTCTTACCTCTCCAGTTTTCCCTACTTCTCTGTGGCTCCGCAGCTAAAACTCCCTCAGAGTCTGGATCTGTGTGCTCCACAGCGTTGCCTTGGTACTCTCTCCCGAACAGAAGGTTGCAGCGACGAGTCCTAAACCGCTCTGTGGCCTCCTGGAGAACCCTGTGCATGTCACAGCTGTGTTGGCAGGAGCCTTGGAGAGACTCAAAATTGCGACTGGTCACTTCCTCAAAAGGCAACACACAACCTATAGGACAGAAAAAACAGGGATGCGAGGAATTCACTTGTgaaaattggctttaaaataaCCAAACTGATCGATCCTGCAACATttagaaacaaaaatataataatagtgATTATTTGTATGGCTTTATTACACAGTCCCAAGTGTCCAATCTAGGCCTGGACATGTAGaggacaaagaaacacaaaagtaCTTGAAATAATACATACACATAATAAAATATTACACTGACACAGAACTGAACATGTCTGTATCTACTttgttaaaactttaaaaatgtacTGCTCACCTCACCTTTATTCTTCACATTAAGGTAAGAAAAAGATTTTCAGACAGACAGCATTACAAAGGCTGACCCATACATTAAGCTCACTTGAACTCTCAGTAACCATTTGATAATACAAGACGGGAAGCATTTCACTGAGTGGCAGCATCATGTTCTCCTACCTGTGCACCGGATAGTAGAGACTGAGTGCTCCTCCTTAGTCATCTCACTGTCCTGCAAATcttaacacaaaaacatacattttttaaaaagcatgttAGAAAATGCACatttactgaaaaacaaaaaaagctaaGCTAAAGTATGTTACAGTCATGAAGCTATGACTCTTACCTTCTTCATCAGtacatttcatttctgttgGTACACTGTGTCTCACTGGTGCTGGAGGCATAAACAACTGACTgaacaaaaacagatgaaaacGTCATTGTGAGAGCTATTATTTCAATAGAGGTTTTTCTCATTAAGAGGTAATCAAcactgagactctactgacttgTCTTCTGTGTGAGGCTCTCTGGCTCCCTCTAGTGGTCGCAGATTGGGAGGCATTAGGAATCCAGTACCTTTGCACACTGAACAACACACACTCCCACCACTGGTTTTGAGTTTATTGTCACTCTTCTTCTTGATCACGTTTCTGACAGTTTgaagtttattgttgttgccaTCCCTTGTTTCTACATGCTTAACTGTGTTGTTCTGTCTGTATTCTGTGGGAATGGTTTTCATGCTCTCCTGCTGCAGAGGCAAAGGTGATGCTGCAGGGAGAGATGGCATGCCCAGTCCTTCGGTCAGAGTTAATAGATCTGTGTCTTCCTGCTCATCCTCAGCCTCCTAAAAATTTACAAATTTACAAATACAAAAGTGCACATCATGAGTCACCACACTACATGCTGTTTATACTGTGGCCGTGTGTATAAATCCATGTCTGACCTTTGCCTGTTTCCTCTCTAGCAGGTCAATCCTTCGCAGCAACTCTCTGGCTGAGCTCCTGAAGCCTTCCATGTTTATAAGAGGCTCCATATTGtcaccctccctctgtctcGCCATTAGACCAGGCACTCCAAGGGACATGGCTTCATGGACAAAGACAAATAAGTAATTATGAGAACTACATATTCTGCATTCAACTCACATGTTGTTTAATCacatattctattttattcatttgatttaatttaattttgatttgataACACTGCTGTAACACCCATATTCCACACAGACAGGCTTAGAGAAGAAATTAACCATGTTCTTTACTGCCTCAAGACCACACTGCTACACTGagcagggttggaaattaacttttttgtccacctgccactgtggctcATGGATTCCAAAACCTACCAGCCACTGAAAAGACTACCActgtttttttggctggtgagtgaagcaaatctagcatgcatttgcatattttaccagcatttggctggtggctggtgctaatttccaactcCAACACTGAGCCATTTGATGCTTTCcaatatctgtttttatttcatatgcaaaagaaagaaaacatttaggTTATATAATGTTTCAAAAGTAAAATTCACGCTTGCCATTATACATGTCAACACAGAAAGAAGTGATTTTTTGCCATGGCACAAATGAAGCACTTGCATTCCTTGTGTATCAGTGTTAAATAACAATATCAGAGTGGCTTTGAGCCTACAGTGATGACTTACTGGCCTTTTTGCAGGTCTGCAATATGAATGTAGCAGCCTTCCGAACCTCCTCACTTGTATCCTCTGTGAGGAGGGTTATGATGAGGGGAAGGCCTCCACACTGCACCAACTGGGACTGGTGCTCCTCTACAGACAGGAAGAAACAcacagttgtaaaaaaaaaaaagacacgaATAGCATAAATATCCAAGCTGTACTCTCAAGGGAAGGAAAACTGTTGAGGAATAGTGGCTGAAATTCTCTGAAATGTTCAAAATATAAAGTGGAAACACAATCCAAGACCACCAGCACGACTGTGCAGTCTTACCAGAGGTCTCGGTGCAGTGGCCCAGGGTGAGTAAAACTGAGAGCCTGTCCTCTGGGTCCAGGTGTGGGCTCACCAGCAGGGAGAAGAGGTGAGAAACCACACCATACTGAGCCAGACCCGAAGCCAGAGAAGCTAGAAAGAATAGACTGTTAATGGAAACGGACACACTTTTTATTTGTCTGAGTGAACCGTtaacatatatgtatatgtgtttttgaGAGTGATACTCACAGTTCTCTGTGATGCAAGCGGACAAGGTCTTGGATATTGTGACAGAAAGCTGGCAAGACAAAAAGCTTGTGCCTGCTGCAGAAGCCAGGCGAACCAGTGAAAGAGTGAGAGTATCCAGACCCCCTGAGGCGGAAAAACTCTCCTGAACACAGGctgcaataacaaaaaaaaagtgatgagCATTTAATTATTTGGATTTTAGCATCCagatgtttgaatgttttacgtaaaaataaaaaattcaaaaagtTTAGCACAAGCTATTCTGCCCCTTTCACTTACAGTTGTTGGCCACTGTCATTGCTATGAAGGAACATATGGGCTGAAAAATCTCAGTTCGTGGCATATCAATCTGCTGAAGCCAGACTTTAATTATGGGAAAGGCTGATACACAAATACGCTGACCATCCTCTGGAAGACAAGAGACGCAActaagaaaaacagttttcgcTCTTAATCCAGATAGAGACTTGACTTTCTTGACTACTTGAAAGTAATTTCCTGAATGTCAAGAGCATCAATGTTTTACATATTAACTGTTGAGTATAGAGCACAAATACACAGATGACATTACCATTCTGAGGGTTGTTGACACATCCACAGAGAGCACTAGACACAGATGCCCAAAGTTGGTAGGTTTGAGTAGCATTAGCTGCTCTCAAAGAAGCCTCTGTGCAGAGAGGGGAAGTGGTCCTGCAAAAATGTATACAGTACTATTAAACTTATACGTGTGTGCTTATATGACAGGTTATTTCATACAATTTTTGTCAAGCCTATGTAAACTTGGCATGACAGATGACTGCTGTTTAGAATTGCAAAGTACCTAAAGAGGTCCAGTAGAATATCCAGACAGCCAGTGGTTTGGCTTAAAGTCTGTCCTGATTCTGCAATAGCAAACAGACACGTGAGAGCTACTACTGAACATTTTGTTCCACATATATAAAATGGCTTTCATAACTaaacaaataacatgtcatGCGAAGTGacagaaaaaacatcacatcaaTGAGACAACTGATCGTGTAGCTTGAACTCATGATGTCAGTTGAGTAGCCTTGATCTTACTATTGTTCGCTACCAACACAGACAGTAAATAGACAGACACTCTCTTCTGTGTCACTGGGATGTCTTCTTTTATCATCATATCAGCAAGGTCTTCAAATGTCTCCTTTCTGCACAGAGAATTCTTGCAATACACTAAAGGAAGGAAAGATAAATAGTATATTATCAATATATAAAACTGCCATTTACTCTAAAACAACTTACACTTGAAAATAACACATTACACCAATACAGTGACGTTATTTACATATGACGACTGTACATAGGTTTGCTGTATACCTAAATAAATTACACATATGCTATATATGTCATGACAAGGTGACAAAGTTATCCTATGTGTGTCATTAGCTGCGTTCAGTATTCCATAATctacagaaaaatgaaaaataataacataaacaaaGTACAGTGTTTTCCATTTATCTATTATTTGTTTGTGCCCATCTTTCTCATTGATATTTACCACTTAATAACCTGTTTGGGGGCAATTTCCTGCCTGTAAACCTGAAAATTTTCAAACTTACAAGTTGAAAATAACCAACTTAATGCATCCATAGTTTTGGTCCCTGTAAGTCTGGACTGTCTCATTTGGGGACAACGTGCATATTCATTCTAGACTTAAACTGCTGCAAAGGACATGAC includes:
- the LOC125887488 gene encoding E3 ubiquitin-protein ligase RNF12-B-like, with protein sequence MRIERDRARCAAPLAGVNSAGARCLRQFDVRTSPSWKCEIIHNFICFHCNANRFKRFIMGARFSKAREAPATPAETAVPEQKAAAEPAATQPAGDSGPPQTQEAIKTEDPEVVLGEAVTVKVCLPNEECVAECKPPEAPAASDPLTDAEPEAAAKETPAPVQPEPVVSVSEPEPVAEAQLAPEPVPEPEPVSEPEPVSEPEPVPEPEAEVETVPEPISESVPAVAEALEQQIDLNQESLPEPLVDLGVPDVTPPAADVPAPVIADEPLDIPVAEACLESAEVSVIPAFELERSEETPESVENLIEVEAGGNLEQLVTDVNEEDVRGLLKNLELKGNDLVADLIPTDDKIPDGVSASTELM